The following proteins come from a genomic window of Pyxidicoccus sp. MSG2:
- a CDS encoding PQQ-dependent sugar dehydrogenase produces the protein MRSHLLLPSLACLLCLASCAEPEPAAEPALPGSSTGQHRAAALPPLFSDTEVTDGLSSPTAMAFAPDGRLFVCEQEGALRVIQNGQLLSEPFVTLTTDDSGERGLLGLAFDPGFPQQPYVYVYYTSPTPVLHNRISRFTANGNRAVVGSEVVLLDLDPLTSATNHNGGALHFGTDGKLYAAVGDNTRSANARELTTLKGKLLRLNRDGSIPTDNPFVSSTTGVYRAIWAIGLRNPFSFAIQPGTGRMLINDVGASKWEEINAGVAGSNYGWPDTEGPTTNTRFRAPLYAYGHGDSASLGCAITGGTLYNPAQARFPSTYVGRYFFADYCSGWIRVLDPDTGTTEPFASGLDAPVDLDVGPDGDLYYLDRGRDSVRRIQYTPDGGAPVIVSQPVSQRVVAGGTATFSAQATGTAPLSWQWQQNGVDLPGKTGQSLTLSSVAVSDSGARFRVRVSNSTGAVLSNEAVLTVPAGTAPVATLLTPSAGTVYRATQVISFSGQATDAEDGTLPASAFTWRVDFHHAEHVHPFVPPTSGSRSGSFTVPDIGETASDVWYRIHLTVKDSSGLTHEGVRDVNPRKVRLTLDSQPSGLRVTLDGQPLDAPSQVVGVVGMVRSLGIVSPQVKDGVTYVFSAWADGTPAQHDVRTPDVDTRYTAVFTPAPASTGLRAEYFDGPDFTGPKLERMDATVDFRWGNDAPAPSMSADTFSVRWTGSVVPQYSETYTLYTQSNDGVRLWVDGQLLIDNWTRHETTENSATVALQAGRAHALRMEFYEQSGVATARLFWSSAHRTRQVVPSERLRPSLPGSPP, from the coding sequence ATGCGGAGCCACCTTCTCCTCCCGTCCCTCGCCTGCCTGCTGTGTCTCGCAAGCTGCGCCGAACCCGAACCGGCCGCGGAGCCCGCGCTCCCCGGGTCCTCCACCGGCCAGCACCGCGCCGCCGCGCTCCCGCCCCTCTTCTCCGACACCGAGGTCACCGACGGACTCTCCAGCCCCACGGCCATGGCCTTCGCACCCGACGGCCGCCTCTTCGTCTGCGAGCAGGAAGGCGCCTTGCGCGTCATCCAGAACGGCCAGCTCCTCTCCGAGCCCTTCGTCACCCTGACCACCGATGACAGCGGCGAGCGCGGCCTGCTCGGCCTCGCCTTCGACCCGGGCTTCCCGCAGCAGCCGTATGTGTATGTCTATTACACGTCCCCCACGCCCGTGCTCCACAACCGCATCAGCCGCTTCACCGCCAATGGCAACCGCGCCGTCGTCGGCAGCGAAGTCGTTCTCCTGGACCTGGACCCGCTCACCTCCGCCACCAACCACAACGGCGGCGCGCTCCACTTCGGCACGGACGGGAAGCTCTACGCGGCCGTGGGCGACAACACGCGCTCCGCCAACGCGCGCGAGCTCACCACCCTCAAGGGGAAGCTGCTCCGCCTCAACCGGGACGGCTCCATCCCCACCGACAACCCCTTCGTCTCCAGCACCACTGGCGTCTACCGCGCCATCTGGGCCATCGGCCTGCGCAACCCCTTCAGCTTCGCGATTCAACCGGGCACCGGCCGCATGCTCATCAACGACGTGGGCGCATCCAAATGGGAGGAAATCAACGCGGGCGTCGCCGGCTCCAACTACGGCTGGCCCGACACCGAAGGCCCCACCACCAACACGCGCTTCCGCGCCCCGCTGTATGCCTATGGCCACGGAGACAGCGCGTCGCTCGGCTGCGCCATCACCGGCGGCACCCTCTACAACCCGGCCCAGGCGCGGTTCCCCTCCACCTATGTGGGGCGCTACTTCTTCGCGGACTACTGCAGCGGCTGGATTCGCGTCCTCGACCCCGACACCGGCACCACCGAGCCCTTCGCCAGCGGCCTGGATGCACCCGTGGACCTCGACGTGGGCCCCGACGGAGACCTCTACTACCTGGACCGCGGCAGGGACTCGGTGCGCCGCATCCAGTACACGCCCGACGGCGGCGCCCCCGTCATCGTCAGTCAGCCCGTCAGCCAGCGCGTCGTCGCCGGCGGCACCGCCACCTTCTCCGCGCAGGCCACCGGCACCGCGCCCCTGTCCTGGCAGTGGCAGCAGAACGGCGTGGACCTGCCCGGCAAGACGGGCCAGAGCCTCACGCTGTCCTCCGTGGCCGTGTCCGACTCGGGCGCGCGCTTCCGGGTGCGCGTGTCCAACAGCACAGGCGCCGTGCTCAGCAACGAGGCCGTGCTCACCGTGCCCGCCGGCACCGCGCCGGTGGCCACCCTCCTCACGCCGTCGGCCGGCACGGTGTACCGCGCCACCCAGGTCATCTCCTTCTCCGGGCAGGCCACGGACGCGGAGGACGGCACGCTCCCCGCGAGCGCCTTCACCTGGCGGGTGGACTTCCACCATGCCGAGCACGTGCACCCCTTCGTCCCGCCCACCTCGGGCTCGCGCAGTGGCAGCTTCACCGTGCCGGACATCGGCGAGACGGCCTCCGACGTCTGGTACCGCATCCACCTCACGGTGAAGGACTCCAGCGGCCTCACGCACGAGGGGGTCCGCGACGTGAACCCGCGCAAGGTGCGGCTCACCCTGGACTCGCAGCCGTCCGGCCTGCGGGTGACGCTGGACGGGCAGCCGCTCGACGCCCCCTCGCAGGTGGTGGGCGTGGTGGGCATGGTCCGCTCGCTGGGCATCGTGTCGCCGCAGGTGAAGGACGGGGTGACGTATGTCTTCTCGGCCTGGGCCGACGGCACCCCCGCGCAACACGACGTGCGCACGCCGGACGTGGACACGCGCTACACCGCCGTCTTCACCCCCGCCCCCGCCAGCACGGGCCTGCGCGCCGAGTACTTCGACGGGCCGGACTTCACCGGCCCAAAGCTGGAGCGCATGGACGCCACGGTGGACTTCCGCTGGGGCAACGACGCACCGGCGCCCTCCATGAGCGCGGACACCTTCTCCGTCCGGTGGACGGGCAGCGTGGTGCCCCAGTATTCGGAGACCTACACCCTCTACACCCAGAGCAACGACGGCGTCCGGCTGTGGGTGGACGGGCAGCTCCTCATCGACAACTGGACCCGCCACGAGACGACGGAGAACAGCGCCACCGTGGCCCTCCAGGCCGGCCGCGCCCATGCCCTCCGGATGGAGTTCTACGAGCAGTCCGGCGTCGCCACCGCCCGCCTCTTCTGGTCCAGCGCCCACCGGACCCGCCAGGTCGTCCCCTCCGAGCGGCTCAGGCCGTCCCTCCCCGGCAGCCCTCCCTGA
- a CDS encoding ribonuclease R family protein — MDTSASPRTVTGRIDVHPRGFGFLTVQSPGSPEVLSAFIPPPDLNPYFAGDIVTATVTAAADGRWTASGLSLVERPRTVVYGEVVLRKGTPFLRVDREVANADWALDTAGTQLAFGDAVVARIAEGKLVLLYRVEPGEDRSLERVIARHGLRKSFPSEALDEARRARAVPHALGARRDLRSIPTVTVDAPSTRDIDDAISVLPAGPDGALRLLVSIADVSEYVTEGTPLDLEARERATSVYLAGRVLPMLPEELSSHWLSLVPGEERLCLTVELRIDPQGRVTAADVYESIIRSWARLNYDETAAFLDRGEVSPAMEPVKDVMPWFRLAAARLAVARAARGGMEFAREEARFTFDEQGELSGLVSERLTSAHGMIERFMVAANEAIATWMLARGVPGVFRVHEQPDPLRVADLNAFAETSGFAAGFGRELTPLALAAFDRQIVGAAAEAALRSVLRRSLGPSRYTVKPLPHFGLAAPLYLHFTSPIRRYADLAVHRTLKAYLRGRRDFVDMDPAVEAVAVHINAKARSAARAETDRHRELEARWMAARVGQQFPARVTRVKPFGLVAQLDGMLVEGVVPSDGLPGGPFRPDARELSLVGKERTFTVGMPVTVKVASTDEQLGRVELALVQ; from the coding sequence ATGGATACCTCTGCTTCCCCTCGCACCGTCACCGGTCGCATCGACGTTCACCCTCGCGGCTTCGGCTTCCTCACCGTCCAGTCACCCGGCTCGCCCGAAGTCCTGTCCGCCTTCATTCCTCCCCCGGACCTCAACCCCTACTTCGCCGGAGACATCGTCACCGCCACCGTGACGGCGGCGGCGGACGGGCGCTGGACGGCGAGCGGCCTGTCGCTCGTGGAGCGCCCGCGCACCGTGGTCTACGGCGAGGTCGTGCTGCGCAAGGGCACGCCCTTCCTGCGCGTGGACCGCGAGGTGGCCAACGCGGACTGGGCGCTCGACACCGCCGGCACGCAACTGGCGTTCGGCGACGCGGTGGTGGCGCGCATCGCCGAGGGCAAGCTCGTCCTCCTCTACCGCGTGGAGCCCGGTGAGGACCGCTCGCTGGAGCGCGTCATCGCCCGGCACGGCCTGCGCAAGTCCTTCCCCTCCGAGGCGCTGGACGAGGCCCGCCGCGCCCGCGCGGTGCCGCATGCGCTCGGTGCGCGGCGGGACTTGCGCTCCATCCCCACGGTGACGGTGGATGCGCCGTCCACGCGGGACATCGACGACGCCATCTCCGTGCTGCCCGCGGGGCCGGACGGCGCGCTGCGGCTGCTGGTCTCCATCGCGGACGTGAGCGAGTACGTGACGGAGGGCACGCCGCTGGACCTGGAAGCGCGCGAGCGGGCCACCAGCGTGTACCTCGCCGGGCGCGTGCTGCCGATGCTGCCGGAGGAGCTGTCCTCGCACTGGCTCAGCCTGGTGCCGGGCGAGGAGCGGCTGTGCCTCACCGTGGAGCTGCGCATCGACCCGCAGGGGCGGGTGACGGCGGCGGACGTGTACGAGAGCATCATCCGCTCGTGGGCGCGGCTGAACTACGACGAGACGGCCGCCTTCCTGGACAGGGGCGAGGTGTCCCCGGCCATGGAGCCGGTGAAGGACGTGATGCCGTGGTTCCGCCTCGCGGCGGCGCGGCTGGCGGTGGCGCGGGCGGCGCGCGGCGGCATGGAGTTCGCTCGCGAGGAAGCGCGCTTCACCTTCGACGAGCAGGGCGAATTGTCCGGCCTGGTGAGCGAGCGGCTCACGTCGGCGCACGGAATGATTGAGCGCTTCATGGTGGCGGCGAACGAGGCCATCGCCACGTGGATGCTCGCGCGCGGCGTGCCGGGCGTGTTCCGCGTGCACGAGCAGCCGGACCCGCTGCGGGTGGCGGACCTGAATGCCTTCGCGGAGACGTCGGGCTTCGCGGCGGGCTTCGGGCGCGAGCTGACGCCGCTGGCGCTGGCCGCGTTCGACCGGCAGATTGTCGGCGCGGCGGCGGAGGCGGCGCTGCGCTCGGTGCTGCGGCGCTCGCTGGGCCCGTCGCGCTACACGGTGAAGCCGCTGCCGCACTTCGGGCTCGCGGCGCCGCTGTACCTGCACTTCACGTCACCGATTCGCCGGTACGCGGACCTCGCGGTGCACCGCACGCTGAAGGCGTACCTGCGGGGCCGGCGCGACTTCGTGGACATGGACCCGGCGGTGGAGGCGGTCGCGGTGCACATCAACGCGAAGGCGCGCTCGGCCGCCCGCGCGGAGACGGACCGGCACCGCGAGCTGGAAGCGCGGTGGATGGCGGCGCGCGTGGGCCAGCAGTTCCCCGCACGTGTGACGCGCGTGAAGCCCTTCGGCCTGGTGGCGCAGCTCGACGGGATGCTGGTGGAGGGCGTGGTGCCCTCGGACGGGCTGCCCGGTGGCCCCTTCCGTCCCGATGCTCGCGAGCTGTCGCTGGTGGGCAAGGAGCGGACCTTCACCGTCGGCATGCCGGTGACGGTGAAGGTGGCGTCCACGGACGAGCAGCTCGGGCGCGTGGAGCTGGCGCTGGTGCAGTAA